The Streptomyces griseiscabiei genomic sequence CCTCGGCGAGGACGAGTTCCTCGTCGCGTCCGGCGCGGGTGCGGGCGACGCCGTCGGGCCCGGCCAGCGTGGACAGTCCGACGAACTCGAACTCCCCCTCGTGGCCGGTCCGGTTGACGTAGGCGACGTACATCTGGTTCTCGAAGGCCCGCACCGGGATCATCGACTCGGCGACGAACTGGAACGGATGCATCTGGGCCGTCGGCACGAGGAGCAGGTCGGTGCCGGCGAGGGCGTGGGCGCGGACGTTCTCCGGGAACTCCACGTCGTAGCAGATCAGGAGGCCGACGCGGAGCCCGCCCAGTTCGGCCTGGACGACGGACCGCTCGCCGGGGGTGAAGTGGTCGCGTTCGAAGCAGCCGAAGAGATGGGTCTTGCGGTAGTTCGCCAGCCGGACGCCCTCGGCGGAGACGAGCTGCGCCGAGTTGAAGACCGCGGCACCGTCGCGCTCGGGGTACCCGTAGGCGATCGCGACCCCGTGCCGCCCGGCGATCTCGGCGACCGCGTCGGCCGAGTCCCCGTCGGCCGCCTCGGCGATCCGCGCGATGTCGTCGCCGATCGCGTACCCGGTCAGGAACATCTCCGGCGCCACCAGCAGCCCGGCTCCGGCCGCCGCGGCCCGCGCCGCCGCCTCGTCGAGCACCTTGAGGTTCCCGACGACCGAGCCGGGCAGACCGGAGCTCTGGAGCAGGGCGGTACGCATGCGTGATCCTCACCGGGACAAAGGGGGTTCGGGGGCCACATGAACGGTACGGTCGTCGCGCCGACCCGGACAAGCGGCCGCCATTGCGCACCGACGAACGATTCATTGCGTGCGGCCGGGCCCGCACGACGATTCGTTGCGCGCCGGGCGAAGGGTGTCATCCGCGCCCCTCCGCACCACCAGCACCGCCGCCGTCACCAGATACGGCACGGCGAACACGGCGAACACGACCCCGTGCGCGAAGGACGCCCCGATCGTGGCGTACAGGGCGAACACGGCGACGGTCGCCGTCTCGGTCCCCATGCTCGCCACGGACGTGAGCGTCGCCCGCCGGGCCCCCTCGATCCGGTCCTGCAACCGCGCGTCGGCGAGCACATTGACCAGCTGGAAGCCACCGAAGGCGACGGCGACGAGCCCGATCCCGGCCGGCGTCCCCATCAGCGCCCCCACGGCCAGCGCGCACGCCGACCCCGCCAGCACCACCCCCAGCCCGGCGGCGCGCAACCGCTCCGCCGCCCCGGTCAGCAGGCTGCCGATCGCCGGCCCCACCCAGATCAGCAGCAGCAGATACGGCACCGTCCGCTCAGCCACCCCGGTGTCCCGGGCCAGCAGCGGCGTGTACTCGTCGAGCGCGCCCCACACGGCGCCCACGGCGGGGACGAGCAGCATCGCGCCCCGGATCGACCGGTCCCGGCGCACCTCGGCGAGCCCGGCGCGCAGCGTGGCGAGGGTGGAGGCCGCCGCGTCCTCGCCCGGGGCCACGGGCTCGCGGTGCTCGGGGAAGCGGACGGCGACCAGCGAGGTCAGCACACAGACGAGCACGCTGGCCGCGCCCACGGCCGGATAGCCGCCGAGGTCGAGGACCGGCCCCGCCAGCCCCATCGCCGCCATCACGGCGACCATGCCGACCGCCTGGGCCCGGCCGTTGATCCGGGCGTACCGGTCGGCCGCGCCGAGCCGGTCCAGCTCGTCGTAGACCAGCGCCTCCAGCGCCCCGGAGCCGAGTGCGCCGCGCACGCCCCAGAGCACGAAACCGAGGGCGAACGCCCAGTACGACGGGACGATCACCCACAGGGCGAAGCCGGCGGCGGTGAGCAGCGGCCCCACCCACAGCAGCAGCCGCCGGGAGACGGTGTCGGCCCAGGCACCGGAGGGCACCTCCAGCACGATCCCGGTGATCGACCACAGGGCGAACAGCGAGGAGATCTGCCAGATGGACAGTCCGGTGTCGCTGAACAGCAGCGCGTACACCGGGTAGAGCAGGACGAAGTCGTCGAGGAACGCGTAACCGTACAGCGTGGCCGTGAGCCGTCGGACACCACTGGTCCGGACACCGGGCACGCGCGCGGGTGAGAGAGTCATGAGGCCTTCCCGAGGGGGCGGATCGGACGTCGGGGACACGACGTCCGAGGCGGTCCTCGGGCGGCACGGCTGGTGGATCAATGTCGCCAGGTCATGGCACCGATGCTAGCCGGGGCAACCCGTCCGGCCCAGCGGAATACGGGGATCAGTCCCGGACGTGGGCCGGTACCGGCGCGAACGTGGTGATCACCGCGGCGTGGTCGGACGGCCAGTCGTTGTCCTCCACCTCCGGCCAGGGGCGGGGCGTGCCGCTGACACAGGTCCGGGAGTCGAGGACCGCGAGGCCCCGGTGCAGGACGAAGTCGATGCGGTCCTGCGGCTCGGGCCGGCCGCTGCCGTCCTCGTGTTCGGCGTGGACCGGCGACCAGGTGTGACCGGGCTCCCGCACCGGGTCGGGGTGGGCCTCGCGGTAGGAGTCGCGCAGGCCGCTCGCCTCGGCGGCCCTGGTCACCGGCCAGTCGACGTCCGGCCGGTCGAGGTGCGAGGGGCTGTTGAAATCGCCGACGAGCACGACCGGCACGGCGGGCACGCTGCCGTCGATCCGGCGCAGGCAGTCCCGCAGCTGGGCGAGCCGCACCTCCTCGTGGGCGATCAGCTCGGCGGCGGGCAGCCCGTCGAAGGCGGCCTCGTAGGGCCCGTACGGCGTGTAGTCCAGGTGGACGGTCCAGATGTCCACCTCACCGCCGGAGTCCGTCCGGATCCGTACGCCCGCCGCGCCGTAGAACCCGACGTCCGGGTCGCCGAGGCGGGCCGTGATCGGGTGGCGGCTGATGATGCCGAGGTTGTCGCCGGCCCGGTGGTGGTACCAGCCGAGGGCGTCGGCGAGTTCCTGGGCGGCGGTGCCGTACGTCTCCTGGAGGCCGACCACGTCGACGCCGGTCTCGGTGATGACCTTGAGCTGCTTGGCCCGGTGGTCGCGGACCTTGGTGCCGCCGTGCCAGAGGTTCCAGGTCATCACCCGCAGCGGCGCCCCGTCGGGGGCGGGTCCCTCGCCGGCGACCAGGCGGCGCAGGCTCGCCGGGGTCACGTCCTCCAGGCTCTCCCGTACGGTCCGGCCCGGGGCCTCGTCGATGGGCGCGAGCGAGGGCACGGCCAGCACCGCGCAGCCCGCCGCCTCGGCGGAGGTGACACCGGTCCGGGTGTCCTCGACGGCCACACAGGCGGCGGGGTCGACGCCGAGGGCCCGGCAGGCGGCGAGGTAGGGGTCGGGGGCGGGCTTGGTGTGCTCGGTGTCGTCGGCGGTGACGGAGACGGCGAACAGGTCGCGGCCGAGGACGTCGAGGACGGTGTCGGCGACGGCGCGGGGGGACGCGGTGACCAGGGCGGTGGGGACGCCCTCGCGGGCCAGCGCCCGCAGCAGCTCCAGCGCGCCGGGCCGGGGCACGATCCCGGTGCGGACCCGGTCGGCGAACTCCCGGTGCAGTGCGGCGGCCAGGGTCTCGTCGGAGGCGTCCGTGACGGCGGCGAGCCAGGCTGCGGTGTGCTCGACCGGGCGGCCCAGGACGTCCGGCTGGTCGGCCTCGGTCAGCGCGTGCCCGAGGCCGGCGGCCACCTCGTCCACCGCCTCCCACCAGAGCCGCTCGGTGTCGACGAGCGTGCCGTCCATGTCGAACAGGGCGGCCTGGAGCGGGGGTCGGGACACGGGTTTCCCTTTCCGTGGGGGGTGCGGGGATGTCGGGTGCCGCCCGGCGGTGGGAGCCGGGCGAACGGGGGCGGACGGTCAGCGGGGGGCGCGCTCGGCGACCAGCACGGGCCGTTCCGGGAGGCTCACGGTCACCGCCGCTCCCGCGCCGAGCGTCGCCGCCTCGTGCGTGGGCAGGTCGGCCTTGACCTCGGTGCCGTCGGCGAGCCGTACGGTGAGGCGGGTGGCGGCGCCCAGGAACGCGGTGGCGACCAGCCGGGCCTGACCGGTGGCGTCCGCCCGTACCTCGACCGCCTCCGGCCGCACCAGCACGTCCACCTCGGCGGCGGTGGGCGCCGGCCCGTCCACGGGCAGCCGCCGGCCCAGCACCTCGACCGTGGTGCCGTCCAGCCGTCCCGGGATCCGGCTCATCGTGCCGACGAACTCGGCGACGAAGGCGGTGGCCGGGCGGCCGTACAACTCGACGGGTGTCGCGCACTGTTCGAGCCGTCCGGCGCGCATCACGGCGACCCGGTCGGCCATGGACAGCGCCTCCTCCTGGTCATGCGTGACGAAGAGGGTGGTGATGCCGAGCTCCCGCTGGAGCCGGCGGATCTCCTCGCGGAGGGTGAGCCGTACCTTGGCGTCCAGGGCCGAGAGGGGTTCGTCGAGCAGCAGGACCCGGGGGCGCAGGGCGAGCGCGCGGGCGAGGGCGACGCGCTGCTGCTGGCCGCCGGAGAGCTGATGGGGGTACTGGGGACCCTTGTCGGCGAGGCCCACCAGGTCGAGCAACTCGGCGGCCCGGGACCGCCGTTCGACCGTGCGCACCTTGCGCATCCGCAGCCCGAAGGCCACGTTGTCGAGGGCGCTGAGGTGCGGGAAGAGGCTGTACGACTGGAAGACCATCCCGGCGTCGCGGCGGTGGGCCGGGACGCGGGTGACATCGGCCCCGTCGACCAGCACCTCGCCGGAGTCGGGGTGTTCGAAGCCGGCGAGCATCCGCAGCGCGGTGGTCTTGCCGCAGCCGGACGGGCCGAGCAGGGCGAGCAGTTCTCCGGGCCGGACGGTGAGGTCGAGTCCGTCGAGGGCGACGGTCGTACCGAACTCCCGGCGCAGACCCCGGAATTCGACGGTCGCGGCGGTGTCGGTGGCGGTTTTCGCGGGATTCTCAAGCACGGTCATGGTTCATCCCCGGGAGGCGGAAGCGGTTCGGGTACGGCCGCCGAAGGAGGCGAGCGCGAGGAGCATGGCCCAGGTGACGAGCAGGCTGAGCACCGAGACGGCGACGGAGAGCTGGGCCTGTGAGCCGCTGACGTTGACGATCCACACGGCGAACGGCCGGAAGCCGAGCAGCTGGGCCACGGTGAACTCGCCCAGCACCAGCGCCAGGGTGAGGAACGCGGAGTTGAGCAGCGCCCCGCGCAGATTGGGCAGCACGGCCCGCACCAGCGCCTGCGGCCAACTCGCCCCGCAGCTGCGGGCGGCCTCGACGAGGGTGCGTACGTCCATGGCGCGCAGCCCCGCGTCCAGCGCCCGGTACACGAAGGGCAGCGCCATCACGACGTAGGCGAGGACGAGCACCACGGGGAAGTCGGGGTTCTGGACCGCCACGAAGGTCTGGAACAGCGGGGTCCGGGAGAGGTGTTCGGGCCCCCACTTCAGCACGGTCCCGAGCCCGGCGACGAACGCGATCGGCGGCACCACCAGCGGCAGGGAGCACACCACCTCGACGACGGGCCGCAGCCGGGGCGCGCCGAGCCGCAGGGCGACCATGGCGGGCACCATCAGCAGCAGCACGACGGCGATGGTGGCGGCGGCCAGCTCCAGCGAGAGCAGCAGACTGGTGGTGAACCCGTCGGTGCCGAGGATCTGCCCGTAGGCGGCGAAGGTGATCCCCTCCCCCGGCACATCGACGGTGAAGATCACGGAGGCGGCGAGCGGGACGAGGAAGTACAGCCCGGCGCAGACGAGGACGAGCGGGCGCCAGAGAGCCGTCCGGCGCGGGGCCGGGCGTACCGCGTTCAGGCCAGCCATCGCGCACTCCGTCGTTGCAGGGGCAGGTAGACGGCCATGACCAGTCCGGCGATCAGGACCATGTCGAGGCTGAGGGCGAGCGCCACGTTCTCCTGGCCGACGAGGACGTTGCCGGAGATGGCGTCGGCGATCTGCAGGGTGACCAGCGGGATCGAGCTGCCGACCATGGCCGCGGCGGTGGCGTACGCGGCGAAGGCGCTGCCGAAGAGCAGGACGAGCCCGCCGAGCAGCGAGGGGGCGAGCACGGGCAGGGCGACATGCACCCAGTACTGGAGGCCGGTGGCGCCGTTGTTCCGGGCTGCCTCCCGCCACTGGACGCGCAGTCCGTCGAGGGCGGGGGTGATGGTGAGGACCATCAGCGGGATCAGGAAGTACAGATAGACGATGACCAGTCCCCAGAAGCTGTAGAGGTCCCAGCCCTTGTCGGTCAGCCCGAACTGCCGGGTGAGGACGCCCGCGTTGCCGAGGGTGGCGACGAACGCGAAGGCGAGCGGGACGCCGCCGAAGTTGGCGAGCACCCCGGACGCGGTGAGGACGGCCTCGCGCAGCGCCGGGAAGCGGGAGGTCACCACGGCCTGGGCGAGCGGCAGCCCCAGGAGGGCCGCGAGCCCGGCCGAGACGGCGGACAGCTTCACACTGCCGAGGAGGGCGGTGAGGTAGGCCCCCTGCA encodes the following:
- a CDS encoding carbon-nitrogen hydrolase family protein — protein: MRTALLQSSGLPGSVVGNLKVLDEAAARAAAAGAGLLVAPEMFLTGYAIGDDIARIAEAADGDSADAVAEIAGRHGVAIAYGYPERDGAAVFNSAQLVSAEGVRLANYRKTHLFGCFERDHFTPGERSVVQAELGGLRVGLLICYDVEFPENVRAHALAGTDLLLVPTAQMHPFQFVAESMIPVRAFENQMYVAYVNRTGHEGEFEFVGLSTLAGPDGVARTRAGRDEELVLAEVDPAFLAASRETNPYLQDRRPGLYRSLV
- a CDS encoding MFS transporter, with the protein product MTLSPARVPGVRTSGVRRLTATLYGYAFLDDFVLLYPVYALLFSDTGLSIWQISSLFALWSITGIVLEVPSGAWADTVSRRLLLWVGPLLTAAGFALWVIVPSYWAFALGFVLWGVRGALGSGALEALVYDELDRLGAADRYARINGRAQAVGMVAVMAAMGLAGPVLDLGGYPAVGAASVLVCVLTSLVAVRFPEHREPVAPGEDAAASTLATLRAGLAEVRRDRSIRGAMLLVPAVGAVWGALDEYTPLLARDTGVAERTVPYLLLLIWVGPAIGSLLTGAAERLRAAGLGVVLAGSACALAVGALMGTPAGIGLVAVAFGGFQLVNVLADARLQDRIEGARRATLTSVASMGTETATVAVFALYATIGASFAHGVVFAVFAVPYLVTAAVLVVRRGADDTLRPARNESSCGPGRTQ
- a CDS encoding HAD-IA family hydrolase, whose amino-acid sequence is MSRPPLQAALFDMDGTLVDTERLWWEAVDEVAAGLGHALTEADQPDVLGRPVEHTAAWLAAVTDASDETLAAALHREFADRVRTGIVPRPGALELLRALAREGVPTALVTASPRAVADTVLDVLGRDLFAVSVTADDTEHTKPAPDPYLAACRALGVDPAACVAVEDTRTGVTSAEAAGCAVLAVPSLAPIDEAPGRTVRESLEDVTPASLRRLVAGEGPAPDGAPLRVMTWNLWHGGTKVRDHRAKQLKVITETGVDVVGLQETYGTAAQELADALGWYHHRAGDNLGIISRHPITARLGDPDVGFYGAAGVRIRTDSGGEVDIWTVHLDYTPYGPYEAAFDGLPAAELIAHEEVRLAQLRDCLRRIDGSVPAVPVVLVGDFNSPSHLDRPDVDWPVTRAAEASGLRDSYREAHPDPVREPGHTWSPVHAEHEDGSGRPEPQDRIDFVLHRGLAVLDSRTCVSGTPRPWPEVEDNDWPSDHAAVITTFAPVPAHVRD
- a CDS encoding ABC transporter ATP-binding protein; its protein translation is MTVLENPAKTATDTAATVEFRGLRREFGTTVALDGLDLTVRPGELLALLGPSGCGKTTALRMLAGFEHPDSGEVLVDGADVTRVPAHRRDAGMVFQSYSLFPHLSALDNVAFGLRMRKVRTVERRSRAAELLDLVGLADKGPQYPHQLSGGQQQRVALARALALRPRVLLLDEPLSALDAKVRLTLREEIRRLQRELGITTLFVTHDQEEALSMADRVAVMRAGRLEQCATPVELYGRPATAFVAEFVGTMSRIPGRLDGTTVEVLGRRLPVDGPAPTAAEVDVLVRPEAVEVRADATGQARLVATAFLGAATRLTVRLADGTEVKADLPTHEAATLGAGAAVTVSLPERPVLVAERAPR
- a CDS encoding ABC transporter permease, giving the protein MAGLNAVRPAPRRTALWRPLVLVCAGLYFLVPLAASVIFTVDVPGEGITFAAYGQILGTDGFTTSLLLSLELAAATIAVVLLLMVPAMVALRLGAPRLRPVVEVVCSLPLVVPPIAFVAGLGTVLKWGPEHLSRTPLFQTFVAVQNPDFPVVLVLAYVVMALPFVYRALDAGLRAMDVRTLVEAARSCGASWPQALVRAVLPNLRGALLNSAFLTLALVLGEFTVAQLLGFRPFAVWIVNVSGSQAQLSVAVSVLSLLVTWAMLLALASFGGRTRTASASRG
- a CDS encoding ABC transporter permease, whose translation is MTAVVTEADPRPVAAASPKRRPRPGGWLAVLPLLAFVAVAFGLPAVAMLNGAFTVKDPATGATSYTTANMTASVQGAYLTALLGSVKLSAVSAGLAALLGLPLAQAVVTSRFPALREAVLTASGVLANFGGVPLAFAFVATLGNAGVLTRQFGLTDKGWDLYSFWGLVIVYLYFLIPLMVLTITPALDGLRVQWREAARNNGATGLQYWVHVALPVLAPSLLGGLVLLFGSAFAAYATAAAMVGSSIPLVTLQIADAISGNVLVGQENVALALSLDMVLIAGLVMAVYLPLQRRSARWLA